Proteins from one Daphnia pulicaria isolate SC F1-1A chromosome 3, SC_F0-13Bv2, whole genome shotgun sequence genomic window:
- the LOC124328580 gene encoding ADP-ribosylation factor-like protein 2 has product MVLLTILKKLKQKEKEMRLLMLGLDNAGKTTILKKFNGEDVHTISPTLGFNIKTLEHQNYQLNIWDVGGQKSLRSYWRNYFESTDGLVWVVDSIDRRRMEDCTKELHSLLQEERLAGATLLVFANKQDLPGSMTADEIKEALNLDSIETHHWRIVGCSAMNGDNLLSGIDWLVEDIGARIFTLE; this is encoded by the exons ATGGTCTTATTGACCatactaaaaaaattgaaacagaaagagaaagaaatgcgTCTACTTATGCT GGGCCTTGACAATGCTGGCAAAACcacaatattaaaaaaattcaatggagaagatgTCCATACGATTTCACCAACTCTCGGATTCAACATCAAGACCCTGGAACACCAAAA ttaccaGCTCAATATATGGGACGTTGGAGGGCAAAAATCGTTGAGGTCCTACTGGCGAAACTACTTTGAAAGCACAGATGGCCTAGTTTGGGTTGTCGACAGCATTGACAGAAGGAGGATGGAAGATTGCACAAAAGAATTACATTCCTTACTACAAGAAGAG AGATTGGCAGGTGCAACATTGCTTGTTTTTGCCAACAAGCAAGATCTCCCAGGGTCAATGACAGCTGATGAAATCAAAGAG GCACTGAATCTCGACAGCATTGAAACTCATCACTGGCGTATCGTCGGCTGCAGCGCCATGAACGGAGACAATTTATTGTCAGGAATCGATTGGCTAGTCGAAGATATCGGAGCCAGGATATTTACATTAGAGTAA
- the LOC124329475 gene encoding lactosylceramide 4-alpha-galactosyltransferase-like translates to MDLKFSNNRSRICRSVTRRRFYYGMFSFSVLFLIVYNYLTSEIFLHQMDPRVNVRRAGRSRCCLAGNTSGSDMCGRPDCLWPCPYPALQEYKHLNVTQDKAFFHETSGATFLNFRQACVVESLAFHNPNLTVHLLMTGQHLDLNSVTMKTLRLNYPNVQITSINLGDYMVATPLERWYFCTEWNRGWYAVAHLSDALRFLTLSKYGGYYFDLDVIQLRPVTPYRNFVVAEDGDKLGSSVIHVDHQHPIIRTAVEKFAADYKWYVWSHNGPDLVTRILQNLCQVYYISWMTPERCQGFRILAPKSFYPVHYHRWRDYFYKRGDRPVDKVNWDESVVGAHVWNSMSSHWLVNKNSNQYYAQMARSSCPLIFEVAPEEF, encoded by the exons ATGGATCTAAAATTTTCGAATAACCGTTCCCGTATTTGCCGTTCGGTCACACGTCGCCGTTTCTACTATggaatgttttcattttcggtTCTTTTCTTGATAGTTTATAATTACCTCACGTCAGAAATCTTTCTGCACCAG ATGGATCCTCGAGTGAACGTTCGTAGAGCTGGAAGATCCAGATGTTGTCTGGCGGGCAACACCAGTGGTTCCGACATGTGCGGACGACCAGATTGCCTATGGCCGTGCCCATATCCTGCTTTGCAGGAatacaaacatttaaatgTTACTCAGGACAAGGCGTTTTTTCACGAAACTTCCGGCGCCACTTTTCTCAACTTCCGCCAGGCTTGCGTGGTCGAATCGCTGGCCTTTCACAATCCCAACTTGACCGTTCACCTCCTCATGACGGGCCAGCATTTAGATCTAAATTCAGTGACGATGAAAACGCTGAGGCTCAACTACCCCAACGTGCAAATCACCAGCATCAATTTGGGCGACTACATGGTCGCCACTCCGCTGGAGCGTTGGTATTTCTGCACAGAGTGGAACCGCGGATGGTACGCCGTGGCTCATCTTAGCGATGCTCTACGATTTCTAACCCTGTCCAAGTACGGCGGATACTATTTCGATTTAGACGTGATCCAACTCCGACCCGTGACGCCGTACCGCAATTTTGTGGTGGCCGAAGACGGTGACAAACTCGGATCGAGTGTCATTCACGTCGACCATCAACATCCAATCATTCGAACTGCTGTCGAAAAATTTGCAGCTGATTACAA GTGGTATGTTTGGTCTCACAATGGGCCCGATTTGGTAACGCGGATCCTACAAAATTTGTGTCAAGTTTACTACATTAGCTGGATGACTCCGGAGCGATGCCAAGGGTTCCGGATTTTAGCGCCAAAGTCATTTTACCCAGTGCACTATCATCGATGGAGAGATTACTTTTACAAACGTGGCGACAGACCAGTGGATAAGGTGAACTGGGACGAGTCTGTTGTCGGGGCTCACGTTTGGAACAGCATGAGCTCTCATTGGTTAGTCAACAAGAATTCCAATCAGTATTACGCGCAGATGGCGCGTTCTTCTTGTCCTCTCATCTTCGAAGTCGCACCTgaagagttttaa